Proteins encoded in a region of the Saccharothrix ecbatanensis genome:
- a CDS encoding glycoside hydrolase family 127 protein, with protein sequence MTATPTPAAPTAANARRPRDLRATLLSGGFLGRWQDVNTVATIPHCIARLEDSGVMDNFRRLAGRGSAPYRGPMFADSDLYKTLEALGWEAVRGVRDHEAFVDEAVALIRAVQEPDGYVNTYYRGPCAGERFSDLAQGHELYTLGHLVQAAIAWSHAGRTDLLDIALHNVELVHRVFGPGGRDDICGHPEIETALVELARVTGDARHRRLAARMVELRGHRTIDEDGWGGAYYVDHAPVKAAREVTGHAVRQLYLLAGVADLQLDDPEAGYGEALLRLWDNTHHEKLYLTGGLGSRHRSEAFGDPYELPADRAYSETCAAIANLHWNWRMLLLHGDARYADEIERGMYNAIAVSTALDSRSFFYSNPLQLRTGHTHEEDAPSTRLDWYKCACCPPNLARLLASITAYVTTETDDAVQVHLYAAGSIEIGDGVKAHVSTGYPWDGDITIELDAPAPRAIELRIPGWADGAELTVDGAPVPARAGSYATVVAGSRLARLRLPNTPTFMAAHPRVDAARGTLTVRRGPVVYCLEAADLPEGTVLEDVRLADDTRVRDGDWDDELLARRVTLTGLRLEQPGRQLYAPPDEPRTRTHGLGDVDLIPYCRWANRSPGAMRVRLPQR encoded by the coding sequence ATGACCGCCACTCCCACCCCGGCCGCGCCGACGGCCGCGAACGCGCGCCGGCCGCGAGACCTGCGCGCCACCCTGCTCTCCGGCGGTTTCCTGGGGCGGTGGCAGGACGTCAACACCGTTGCGACCATCCCCCACTGCATCGCCCGGCTCGAGGACTCGGGCGTGATGGACAACTTCCGACGCCTCGCCGGGAGGGGTTCGGCCCCGTACCGCGGGCCGATGTTCGCCGACTCCGACCTGTACAAGACGCTCGAGGCGCTGGGCTGGGAGGCGGTGCGCGGCGTCCGCGACCACGAGGCGTTCGTCGACGAGGCGGTCGCGCTCATCCGGGCCGTCCAGGAACCCGACGGTTACGTCAACACCTACTACCGGGGTCCCTGCGCGGGGGAGCGGTTCAGCGACCTGGCGCAGGGGCACGAGCTCTACACCCTGGGTCACCTCGTGCAGGCCGCGATCGCGTGGTCCCACGCGGGCCGCACCGACCTGCTCGACATCGCACTGCACAACGTCGAACTGGTGCACCGGGTCTTCGGTCCCGGTGGCCGCGACGACATCTGCGGGCACCCCGAGATCGAGACCGCGCTCGTGGAGCTCGCGCGGGTCACCGGCGACGCCCGCCACCGCCGGCTCGCCGCCCGGATGGTCGAACTGCGCGGCCACCGGACGATCGACGAGGACGGGTGGGGCGGCGCCTACTACGTGGACCACGCCCCGGTCAAGGCCGCGCGGGAAGTGACCGGCCACGCCGTTCGCCAGCTCTACCTGCTCGCCGGCGTAGCCGACCTCCAGCTCGACGACCCCGAAGCCGGGTACGGCGAGGCGCTGCTGCGCCTGTGGGACAACACGCACCACGAGAAGCTCTACCTCACCGGTGGGCTCGGCTCGCGCCACCGCAGCGAGGCGTTCGGCGACCCCTACGAACTCCCGGCCGACCGCGCCTACTCCGAGACGTGCGCCGCGATCGCGAACCTGCACTGGAACTGGCGGATGCTGCTGCTCCACGGCGACGCGCGCTACGCCGACGAGATCGAGCGGGGCATGTACAACGCCATCGCGGTCTCGACCGCACTCGACAGCCGCTCGTTCTTCTACTCCAACCCCCTGCAACTGCGCACCGGCCACACCCACGAGGAGGACGCGCCCTCGACCCGCCTCGACTGGTACAAGTGCGCCTGCTGCCCACCGAACCTCGCGCGGCTGCTCGCCTCGATCACCGCCTACGTCACCACGGAGACCGACGACGCCGTCCAGGTCCACCTGTACGCCGCCGGCTCCATCGAGATCGGCGACGGCGTGAAGGCACACGTCTCGACCGGCTACCCGTGGGACGGCGACATCACCATCGAACTCGACGCCCCCGCTCCCCGCGCGATCGAGCTGCGGATCCCCGGCTGGGCGGACGGTGCCGAGCTGACCGTCGACGGCGCACCCGTCCCGGCGCGAGCCGGGAGCTACGCGACGGTGGTGGCGGGCTCGCGCCTGGCCCGGCTGCGGCTGCCGAACACCCCGACGTTCATGGCCGCACACCCGCGCGTGGACGCGGCGCGGGGGACCCTCACCGTCCGCCGCGGCCCGGTCGTCTACTGCCTGGAAGCCGCCGACCTGCCCGAGGGGACGGTCCTGGAAGACGTACGCCTGGCCGACGACACCCGGGTGCGCGACGGCGACTGGGACGATGAGCTCCTCGCCCGCCGCGTCACGCTCACCGGCCTCCGGCTCGAACAGCCCGGCCGGCAGCTGTACGCGCCCCCCGACGAACCGAGGACCCGCACGCACGGACTCGGCGACGTCGACCTCATCCCGTACTGCCGGTGGGCCAACCGCTCCCCCGGCGCCATGCGCGTCAGGCTGCCGCAGCGCTAG
- a CDS encoding beta-galactosidase — protein sequence MQDRAPESGDGTSEAHVGAGHPLPRPEDLPLGSAERGRSTSGLFFGGDYNPDQWPEEVWAEDFALMRTASVNLATVGVFSWSRLQPSPDRFDFDWLDRVLDGLHSAGVGVCLATPTASPPLWFTRTHPDALPVTRQGVRLVHGSRDTYCINAPAYRQASLRIATELANRYSDHPALRLWHVHNEYGTWCFCEHCEHAFQDWLRDRHGTLDSLNDAWSTDFWSQRYGRWDEVLPPRATQYLPNPAQELDYRRFLSDSMIRHYRDQQAVLAGRWPVTTNFVVDDWVPVDHAAFAREVDLVAIDHYPTTIGEAPAERAFAADRARGWARAAGHPDGRWLLMEHAAGAIHTDGVLRSLPPGSITEAAETHLARGAVGIMYFQWRASRGGAEQWHPAMIPHEGSDGPVFDEITRLGAALATRAPEVVDADVALVYDEQTMWAWQGKHLPTRHVDYDRLALRWHAALTEAHGNVDVTPPGADLGRYRLVVVPALYLMSATTHNWLRSHTGDLVLTATCGLVDEHARVTPSSLQDIIGARVTARIWLPPTEPVVLADGRTAGLCFETLQPTTARVLHTTADGSPAVIRNGRVTYIAALDLVDPALTTPDARPVSASLGSDGTRSR from the coding sequence ATGCAGGATCGCGCGCCGGAGTCCGGCGACGGCACCTCCGAAGCCCACGTCGGTGCCGGCCACCCGCTCCCCCGCCCGGAGGACCTCCCCCTGGGGTCCGCCGAACGCGGGCGAAGCACGAGCGGGCTGTTCTTCGGCGGGGACTACAACCCCGATCAGTGGCCCGAGGAGGTCTGGGCGGAGGACTTCGCGCTCATGCGCACCGCGTCGGTCAACCTCGCCACCGTCGGGGTGTTCTCCTGGTCGCGGCTGCAACCCTCACCCGACCGCTTCGACTTCGACTGGCTCGACCGCGTCCTCGACGGCCTGCACAGCGCCGGCGTGGGCGTCTGCCTGGCGACGCCCACCGCGTCACCTCCCCTGTGGTTCACCCGGACGCACCCGGATGCCCTCCCGGTCACCCGGCAGGGTGTGCGTCTGGTCCACGGCTCTCGCGACACGTACTGCATCAACGCCCCCGCCTACCGGCAGGCGAGCCTGCGGATCGCCACCGAGCTGGCCAACCGCTACTCCGACCACCCGGCACTGCGCCTGTGGCACGTCCACAACGAGTACGGCACGTGGTGCTTCTGCGAGCACTGCGAGCACGCCTTCCAGGACTGGCTGCGCGACCGCCACGGCACCCTGGACTCCCTCAACGACGCGTGGAGCACCGACTTCTGGTCCCAGCGGTACGGCCGGTGGGACGAGGTCCTGCCGCCACGCGCCACCCAGTACCTGCCCAACCCCGCGCAGGAACTCGACTACCGGCGCTTCCTGTCCGACTCGATGATCCGCCACTACCGCGACCAGCAGGCCGTTCTCGCCGGTCGTTGGCCGGTCACCACGAACTTCGTCGTCGACGACTGGGTGCCCGTCGACCACGCCGCCTTCGCCCGCGAAGTCGACCTCGTCGCCATCGACCACTACCCGACGACGATCGGTGAAGCGCCGGCCGAGCGCGCCTTCGCCGCCGACCGGGCGCGTGGCTGGGCTCGTGCCGCCGGCCATCCCGACGGCCGCTGGCTGCTCATGGAGCACGCAGCCGGCGCGATCCACACCGACGGCGTCCTCCGGTCGCTGCCACCCGGATCGATCACCGAGGCGGCCGAGACCCACCTGGCCCGCGGTGCCGTCGGCATCATGTACTTCCAGTGGCGGGCCTCCCGCGGCGGCGCCGAGCAGTGGCACCCGGCGATGATCCCGCACGAGGGATCCGACGGGCCCGTCTTCGACGAGATCACCAGGCTCGGCGCGGCGCTGGCCACCCGCGCGCCCGAGGTCGTCGACGCCGACGTCGCGCTCGTCTACGACGAGCAGACGATGTGGGCCTGGCAAGGCAAGCACCTGCCGACGCGGCACGTCGACTACGACCGCCTCGCCCTGCGCTGGCACGCCGCGCTCACCGAGGCCCACGGCAACGTCGACGTCACCCCACCCGGCGCCGACCTCGGTCGCTACCGGCTGGTCGTCGTGCCCGCCCTCTACCTGATGTCCGCGACCACGCACAACTGGCTGCGTTCCCACACCGGCGACCTCGTCCTGACCGCCACCTGCGGCTTGGTCGACGAACACGCGCGGGTGACCCCCTCCTCGCTGCAGGACATCATCGGAGCCCGTGTCACCGCCCGGATCTGGCTGCCGCCCACCGAACCGGTCGTGCTCGCAGACGGCCGCACCGCCGGCCTGTGCTTCGAGACGCTCCAACCGACGACGGCCCGGGTCCTGCACACCACGGCGGACGGCTCACCGGCGGTGATCCGAAACGGCCGCGTGACCTACATCGCGGCACTCGACCTCGTGGACCCAGCCCTGACGACACCCGACGCCCGGCCCGTCAGCGCATCACTCGGATCCGACGGCACTCGGTCGCGGTAG
- a CDS encoding cellulosome protein: MASTQTAPDTLTVDLDVATGPIHGGAAGSLYGVYGPGVPSDAVLAGFYPKTLSTKAQDGVQHPGADALEVVEPFVANGGRDVYIYMADIYRGFPYRREPGQAGRDDYRAKVEAQVRQVVASPYRDHIVYVPFNEPEGNYYGEGEHSYDGVSWLNDPRAFFEEWDLLHDLIKRLDPRARIAGPNTSILYDQVRYFLEHCKANDRLPEVITWHELSSPDRVRTSVAKYRSWERELGIGPLPININEYAFRYHLSVPGQMIQWIAALEESKVDGDLAYWNIDGNLNDSVAEANKANGQWWLFNAYGRMSGDTVQVTPPHPGEQYTLQGVATLDHGKRQARLLFGGADGAADVRFANVDRLLFGDRVHVTVEEIAWTGQLGDSPAPRPLLDAVREVGDDGFVLPFTDLDAMSAYQVIISPAGHGPTAGASTRWRRTYEAEDAAHTGTGWSLSDPEGSADDVSKFATSNLHHVRGLRTGSDVVLSFAVDVPETGDYDIGVFSSSHFKDANVVPHGPTNVFLRVDGEQPRELRLPMSYEWAVWERTDTRVRLDAGAHTITLAASDPLLGSTRGDAAIDKIDLALVDLGSDGWASYEAEYADLRSAEPQYGIEGASGPGIAAVPRGGSVTFWVHAANDGYATVCFDHLGGGQADVALNGHTVEGVIVGTHPGTDIARLFLSAGVNRLTAVGDDGTLLLDRVRVGPADATGVVKVEAKSGQATGAATFSDDFPYASGLVATNIGDGPENALVLDVPAERTGGHVLVIRYANAEESVPTHYNPDLVTQYADISVNGQVHRVAFPNTLHPNQFRDLAVPVDLVAGTNRLTITAPKPEGAAADQFGQRSKYAPAIDYLIVAPLVG; the protein is encoded by the coding sequence ATGGCCTCGACACAGACTGCCCCCGACACCCTGACCGTCGACCTCGACGTCGCGACCGGACCGATCCACGGTGGCGCCGCCGGTTCCCTCTACGGCGTCTACGGCCCCGGTGTGCCCAGCGACGCCGTGCTCGCCGGCTTCTACCCCAAGACCCTGTCGACCAAGGCCCAGGACGGCGTCCAACACCCCGGCGCCGACGCCCTGGAGGTGGTCGAGCCCTTCGTGGCCAACGGCGGTCGCGACGTCTACATCTACATGGCCGACATCTACCGGGGCTTCCCGTACCGGCGGGAGCCCGGTCAGGCCGGTCGGGACGACTACCGGGCCAAGGTGGAGGCCCAGGTGCGGCAGGTGGTCGCGTCGCCGTACCGCGACCACATCGTCTACGTGCCGTTCAACGAGCCGGAGGGCAACTACTACGGCGAAGGGGAGCACAGCTACGACGGGGTGAGCTGGCTGAACGACCCGCGGGCCTTCTTCGAGGAGTGGGACCTGCTCCACGACCTGATCAAGCGGCTCGACCCGCGCGCCCGCATCGCCGGCCCCAACACCAGCATCCTCTACGACCAGGTCCGGTACTTCCTGGAGCACTGCAAGGCGAACGACCGCCTGCCGGAGGTCATCACCTGGCACGAGCTCTCGTCGCCGGACAGGGTGCGCACCAGCGTCGCCAAGTACCGCTCATGGGAACGGGAACTCGGCATCGGCCCCCTGCCGATCAACATCAACGAGTACGCCTTCCGCTACCACCTCTCCGTACCCGGCCAGATGATCCAGTGGATCGCCGCACTGGAGGAGTCCAAGGTGGACGGCGACCTGGCGTACTGGAACATCGACGGCAACCTCAACGACAGCGTGGCCGAGGCCAACAAGGCCAACGGCCAATGGTGGCTGTTCAACGCCTACGGCCGGATGAGCGGCGACACGGTCCAGGTGACACCTCCTCACCCCGGAGAGCAGTACACCCTCCAGGGCGTGGCCACGCTCGACCACGGCAAGAGGCAGGCCCGCCTCCTCTTCGGCGGCGCCGACGGCGCGGCGGACGTGCGGTTCGCCAACGTCGACCGACTCCTGTTCGGCGACCGGGTCCACGTCACCGTGGAAGAGATCGCCTGGACAGGACAGCTCGGCGACTCCCCCGCGCCGAGGCCCCTGCTCGACGCCGTGCGCGAGGTCGGCGACGACGGCTTCGTGCTGCCGTTCACCGACCTGGACGCGATGTCGGCCTACCAGGTGATCATCAGCCCGGCCGGCCACGGCCCCACCGCCGGCGCGAGCACACGGTGGCGGCGGACCTACGAGGCCGAGGACGCCGCGCACACCGGCACCGGCTGGAGCCTCAGCGACCCCGAGGGCAGCGCCGACGACGTCAGCAAGTTCGCCACCTCGAACCTCCATCACGTCAGGGGGCTGCGCACCGGTTCCGACGTCGTGCTCTCGTTCGCCGTGGACGTGCCGGAGACCGGCGACTACGACATCGGAGTGTTCTCCAGCAGCCATTTCAAGGACGCGAACGTCGTGCCACACGGCCCGACGAACGTGTTCCTGCGCGTGGACGGCGAACAACCCCGAGAACTGCGCTTGCCGATGTCGTACGAGTGGGCGGTATGGGAGCGCACCGACACCCGCGTGCGATTGGACGCCGGGGCGCACACCATCACTCTGGCCGCGTCCGACCCGCTGCTCGGCTCGACCCGCGGTGACGCGGCCATCGACAAGATCGACCTCGCGCTGGTCGACCTGGGCTCGGACGGCTGGGCGTCCTACGAGGCCGAATACGCCGACCTGCGCTCCGCCGAGCCCCAGTACGGCATCGAGGGGGCATCGGGCCCCGGGATCGCCGCGGTACCGCGCGGCGGGTCGGTCACGTTCTGGGTGCACGCCGCCAACGACGGGTACGCGACGGTGTGCTTCGACCACCTCGGCGGCGGCCAAGCGGACGTGGCGCTCAACGGCCACACCGTCGAGGGCGTCATCGTCGGCACCCACCCCGGCACCGACATCGCGCGCCTGTTCCTCTCCGCCGGCGTCAACCGGCTGACCGCGGTCGGCGACGACGGCACCCTGCTCCTCGACCGGGTCCGCGTCGGCCCGGCCGACGCGACGGGGGTGGTGAAGGTGGAGGCCAAGTCCGGGCAGGCAACCGGGGCAGCGACGTTCAGCGACGACTTCCCGTACGCCTCAGGGCTGGTCGCGACGAACATCGGTGACGGGCCGGAGAACGCACTGGTCCTCGACGTGCCGGCCGAGCGGACCGGCGGGCACGTCCTCGTGATCCGCTACGCCAACGCCGAGGAGTCCGTCCCGACGCACTACAACCCGGACCTGGTGACGCAGTACGCGGACATCTCCGTCAACGGGCAGGTGCACCGAGTCGCGTTCCCGAACACTCTCCACCCCAACCAGTTCCGCGACCTGGCGGTGCCGGTGGACTTGGTGGCCGGGACGAACCGGCTCACGATCACGGCGCCGAAACCCGAGGGCGCCGCGGCCGACCAGTTCGGACAGCGCTCGAAGTACGCACCCGCCATCGACTACCTGATCGTCGCGCCGCTCGTCGGCTGA